In Bacillus carboniphilus, one genomic interval encodes:
- a CDS encoding GNAT family N-acetyltransferase — MKFTPWDIEKIDSILKLWNKEIGDEFPLRKELLLQNSFKDENVCNKGSLIAENEDGSVVGFILVKRWQESLDVPMSKEAGWIQVLLVDSAYRGQGIGSKLLEHAESFLKANSMKKVFLGRDPWHYFPGIPTQYAEVMEWFEHKGYKVSGGNEVDLLCDYNDKEIDSIPSMEEVTFSLIKEEEKEDLVEFLNRCFPGRWAYEAIHYFKKGGTGREFAVIKKQEKIIGFCRINDNQSPFIAQNVYWAPLFDEELGGVGPLGVDPNERKKGYGLAIVEAGIAFLRQRGINKIVIDWTGLVDFYGKLGYKPWKTYTPYSKSL; from the coding sequence ATGAAATTCACTCCTTGGGATATAGAAAAAATAGATAGTATTTTGAAGCTGTGGAATAAAGAGATTGGCGACGAGTTTCCATTAAGGAAAGAGCTGCTCCTTCAAAATAGCTTTAAGGACGAAAATGTCTGTAATAAAGGGTCTCTCATAGCTGAAAATGAGGATGGATCCGTTGTTGGATTTATTTTGGTCAAGAGATGGCAGGAATCATTAGACGTTCCGATGAGTAAGGAAGCAGGATGGATTCAAGTCCTTCTAGTAGATTCAGCTTATCGTGGTCAAGGGATTGGTTCAAAGCTATTAGAACATGCAGAGTCTTTTCTAAAGGCTAATAGCATGAAGAAAGTATTTCTTGGTCGAGATCCTTGGCATTACTTTCCTGGCATTCCTACTCAATACGCAGAAGTAATGGAATGGTTTGAGCACAAAGGATACAAGGTTAGTGGTGGAAATGAAGTTGATTTACTATGCGACTATAATGACAAAGAGATAGATTCAATTCCTTCAATGGAAGAGGTTACATTTTCACTGATTAAAGAGGAAGAAAAAGAGGATTTAGTAGAATTCTTGAATCGATGTTTTCCTGGAAGATGGGCATACGAAGCCATCCATTATTTTAAAAAGGGTGGGACAGGTAGAGAGTTTGCTGTCATAAAAAAACAGGAGAAAATCATTGGGTTTTGTCGGATAAACGATAATCAGTCTCCGTTCATTGCTCAAAATGTTTACTGGGCACCACTTTTTGATGAAGAACTAGGTGGTGTTGGTCCTCTAGGGGTTGATCCGAATGAACGAAAAAAAGGATACGGCCTTGCTATTGTCGAAGCAGGAATTGCGTTTTTAAGACAAAGAGGCATCAACAAAATAGTGATTGATTGGACCGGATTAGTAGATTTCTATGGAAAATTAGGCTATAAACCTTGGAAAACATACACACCATATTCTAAGAGTTTATAA